A window from Natronorubrum aibiense encodes these proteins:
- a CDS encoding ROK family protein, with translation MYAVAVDLGATNVRAIVGDKNGTIVGRARAETPQGPTAAAITQAVLDVVRDACRDAALNPSSVVGAGIGSMGAIDRATGTVAISSNLGAGTDASTGSNPGSGTGFELDPIPLVDPLANLIESDSVVLLNDTLAGAIGEHHHTYPDIDSSVYLTLSSGIGAGVISNGIPLLGTDGNAGEVGHMTIDAAGRLPCGCGAAGHWEAYCSGNNIPALARLLSEADKNDGTPVETTLPLKSESLTAKQIFEHAGSDLFATRVVDRIAELNVLGMGNLINAYAPDVVSVGGAVALNNPSLVIDPICERIESQLVVHTPEIVCSDLGEQAVLYGALRCAFTGKIEP, from the coding sequence ATGTACGCCGTAGCCGTCGATCTCGGTGCAACGAACGTCCGTGCAATCGTCGGCGACAAAAACGGGACGATCGTCGGACGAGCCAGAGCTGAAACCCCGCAAGGACCGACCGCAGCTGCAATCACCCAGGCGGTGCTCGACGTAGTTCGCGACGCGTGTCGAGACGCAGCACTCAACCCGTCGTCAGTCGTCGGCGCTGGAATCGGGTCAATGGGGGCGATCGACCGAGCTACCGGCACGGTCGCGATCTCGTCGAACCTGGGAGCTGGTACGGATGCAAGTACTGGTTCCAATCCCGGTTCTGGTACCGGCTTCGAACTTGACCCAATCCCGCTTGTCGATCCGCTCGCAAACCTGATCGAAAGCGATTCGGTCGTTCTGCTCAACGACACACTGGCCGGTGCAATCGGGGAACATCATCATACCTACCCCGATATCGATTCATCCGTCTACCTCACACTCTCCTCCGGTATCGGCGCCGGCGTGATAAGCAACGGTATTCCACTTCTAGGTACCGATGGAAATGCCGGCGAGGTTGGCCACATGACGATCGATGCTGCCGGTCGCCTCCCCTGTGGCTGCGGCGCGGCTGGCCACTGGGAGGCCTACTGCTCGGGGAACAACATTCCTGCGCTCGCTCGCCTGCTGTCCGAGGCGGACAAGAATGATGGGACGCCCGTTGAGACGACGCTCCCACTCAAGTCCGAGTCGCTCACCGCAAAACAGATCTTCGAGCATGCCGGATCGGATCTGTTCGCCACACGCGTCGTCGACCGCATCGCTGAGCTAAACGTACTTGGGATGGGAAACCTGATCAATGCGTACGCGCCCGATGTCGTCAGTGTCGGTGGCGCAGTCGCGCTCAACAATCCATCGCTCGTCATAGATCCGATTTGTGAACGGATCGAGTCACAACTCGTCGTTCATACGCCCGAAATCGTGTGCAGCGACCTCGGCGAACAAGCCGTGCTGTACGGAGCACTTCGCTGCGCGTTCACCGGGAAAATCGAGCCCTAA